One region of Streptomyces sp. NBC_00442 genomic DNA includes:
- a CDS encoding molybdopterin-dependent oxidoreductase: MKPRLPAVRPPVFHGRLHDARTATSIGRWLGAAIAVCFGTGLISHYLQHQPGWLLDVLPSRPVWGYRLSQGLHVASGIAAIPLLLAKLWTVYPKLFAWPPLRSPRHALERLSVAALVAGAVFELFTGLLNTVQWYPWPFSFVPVHFAVAWLLAGALMLHIAVKYPEIRAHWGTRSPGTLTLPAADGPDRRSLLTGVAAAVGAVTLTTVGQAFTPLKFFDVLAPRHPDYGAEGLPVNRSARAAGTTHVDIAAYRLTVAGPRPYTLTFDELSALTQHESVLPIACVEGWSKTAHWTGVRMTDLLRRAGAPPDARVRVVSLEQYGAYRVMEMGRDYAHDPLTLLALKLNGQTLTADHGYPARIIAPNRPGVLQTKWVTRLEVL; this comes from the coding sequence ATGAAGCCACGACTTCCCGCAGTGCGGCCGCCCGTCTTCCACGGCCGACTGCACGACGCCCGCACGGCGACCTCGATCGGCCGCTGGCTGGGTGCCGCGATCGCGGTCTGCTTCGGTACCGGACTGATCAGCCACTACCTCCAGCACCAGCCCGGCTGGCTGCTGGACGTGCTGCCCAGCAGGCCCGTCTGGGGATACCGGCTCTCCCAGGGCCTGCACGTGGCGTCCGGCATCGCCGCGATTCCGCTGCTGCTCGCCAAGTTGTGGACGGTCTACCCGAAACTGTTCGCCTGGCCGCCGCTGCGTTCCCCGCGCCACGCCCTGGAGCGGCTCTCGGTCGCCGCCCTCGTCGCGGGCGCGGTCTTCGAACTGTTCACCGGCCTTCTGAACACGGTGCAGTGGTACCCGTGGCCGTTCTCGTTCGTGCCGGTGCACTTCGCCGTGGCCTGGCTGCTCGCCGGCGCCCTCATGCTCCACATCGCCGTCAAGTACCCCGAAATCAGAGCTCATTGGGGAACGCGCTCGCCGGGAACCCTGACGCTCCCGGCCGCCGACGGCCCCGACCGGCGCTCCCTGCTGACCGGCGTGGCAGCCGCCGTGGGCGCGGTCACCCTGACCACCGTCGGCCAGGCCTTCACGCCCCTGAAGTTCTTCGACGTCCTTGCACCGCGCCACCCCGACTACGGTGCCGAGGGCCTGCCCGTCAACCGGAGCGCACGGGCGGCCGGAACCACACACGTCGACATCGCCGCCTACCGGCTGACCGTCGCGGGTCCCCGCCCGTACACCCTCACCTTCGACGAGCTGTCGGCCCTCACCCAGCACGAATCCGTCCTGCCCATCGCCTGCGTCGAGGGCTGGAGCAAGACCGCCCACTGGACGGGGGTGCGCATGACCGACCTGTTGCGCCGGGCCGGCGCCCCGCCCGACGCCCGGGTGCGCGTGGTGTCCCTGGAGCAGTACGGCGCCTACCGGGTGATGGAAATGGGCCGGGACTACGCCCACGACCCGTTGACCCTGCTCGCCCTGAAGCTCAACGGCCAGACCCTGACCGCGGACCACGGCTATCCCGCCCGCATCATCGCCCCCAACCGTCCCGGCGTACTCCAGACCAAGTGGGTCACCCGGCTGGAGGTGCTGTGA
- a CDS encoding VOC family protein: protein MSVQLNHTIVGARDNRASAEFLADVLGLEAGKEWGPFVPVVTGNGVTLDFATVPEGVEIAPQHYAFLVSDEVFDAAFQRITELKLPFFADPHRKHPNEINHNDGGRGVYFPDPSGHWLELLTVPYGGWQ from the coding sequence GTGTCAGTACAGTTGAATCACACCATTGTCGGCGCCCGGGACAACCGCGCGTCCGCGGAATTCCTGGCCGATGTGCTCGGCCTTGAGGCAGGCAAGGAGTGGGGGCCGTTCGTCCCCGTCGTGACCGGCAACGGAGTCACTCTCGACTTCGCCACCGTTCCCGAAGGTGTGGAGATCGCGCCTCAGCATTACGCATTCCTCGTCTCAGACGAGGTGTTCGATGCGGCATTCCAGCGCATTACGGAGTTGAAGCTTCCGTTCTTCGCGGATCCGCATCGCAAGCACCCGAACGAAATCAATCACAACGACGGCGGCCGCGGGGTTTATTTTCCCGATCCCTCGGGGCATTGGCTTGAACTCCTGACCGTCCCCTATGGCGGCTGGCAGTAA
- a CDS encoding glycosyltransferase family 87 protein gives MTHRRTVCTAVLLAALTTVLAFTIRKDGFRIDPAGLSWWYAAAWLLFAVAAWSVRKVPARHRAALIVAGGIAVASTGLLAPPRTSTDAYRYAWDGRVQAAGISPYDYAPGDPQVARLRDPWLFPTAAAQCALPERARVDGGCTRLNRPSVHTIYPPVAEAYYLVVDEISPGGARLKPLQIGGALFAVATTLVLVRVLRRRGPDGAPGQVSGAAFWAWCPAVPVEAVNNAHIDVLAVLLTVAGLAALTGGRDRSLGRLRAAAGGVLIGAGVAVKMLPAMVLPAALRRRPVTVLLSTTAMVALSYLPYALASHSSVFGYLSGYTEEEGYEDPEGQGRFALLRMVLPDSWALPVALVALLAVTGYVLWRGYAERPWSGALLLFGWAFLLLTPGYSWYALLVVALVALDGRWEWLTLAMAGACTYVVAKALGDFPMARTAYTVAGCAVLAGWAIRRHLAGRPQRDTSRAEVAPQGRVSV, from the coding sequence GTGACCCATCGACGTACCGTATGCACTGCCGTCCTGCTCGCCGCACTCACCACGGTGCTCGCCTTCACCATCCGCAAGGACGGGTTCCGGATCGACCCGGCCGGGCTTTCGTGGTGGTACGCGGCGGCCTGGCTGTTGTTCGCCGTCGCCGCCTGGTCGGTGCGCAAGGTGCCGGCGCGCCACCGTGCGGCGCTGATCGTCGCGGGCGGGATCGCCGTCGCCTCGACCGGGCTGCTCGCTCCCCCGCGCACCAGCACCGACGCCTATCGGTACGCCTGGGACGGACGGGTGCAGGCCGCCGGTATCTCCCCGTACGACTATGCACCGGGCGACCCGCAGGTGGCCCGCCTGCGTGACCCCTGGCTCTTCCCGACGGCTGCGGCGCAGTGCGCGTTGCCCGAGCGGGCCCGGGTCGACGGCGGTTGCACCCGCCTCAACAGGCCCTCGGTACACACCATTTACCCGCCGGTCGCCGAGGCGTACTACCTCGTGGTCGATGAGATCTCGCCCGGCGGGGCCCGCCTCAAGCCGCTGCAGATCGGCGGCGCCCTCTTCGCGGTCGCCACCACGCTCGTTCTCGTACGCGTCCTGAGGCGGCGCGGCCCGGACGGTGCGCCGGGCCAGGTGTCGGGCGCCGCGTTCTGGGCGTGGTGTCCTGCCGTGCCCGTGGAGGCGGTGAACAACGCCCATATCGACGTCCTGGCGGTGCTCTTGACGGTGGCGGGTCTGGCCGCGCTGACGGGGGGCCGGGACCGGTCCCTCGGGCGGCTGCGTGCCGCGGCGGGCGGGGTGCTGATCGGCGCGGGTGTCGCCGTCAAGATGCTGCCCGCGATGGTGCTGCCCGCGGCGCTGCGCCGGCGGCCGGTCACGGTGCTGCTCTCGACCACCGCGATGGTCGCGCTCTCCTACCTGCCTTACGCCCTCGCGTCCCACTCCTCGGTATTCGGCTATCTCAGCGGCTACACCGAGGAGGAAGGGTATGAGGACCCGGAGGGACAGGGCCGGTTCGCGCTGCTGCGGATGGTGCTGCCCGACAGCTGGGCCCTGCCGGTCGCGCTCGTCGCGCTGCTCGCCGTGACGGGATACGTGCTGTGGCGCGGATACGCCGAACGCCCTTGGTCGGGAGCCCTGTTGCTGTTCGGGTGGGCCTTTCTCCTCCTCACTCCGGGCTACTCCTGGTACGCCCTCCTCGTGGTCGCCCTCGTCGCGCTCGACGGGCGGTGGGAGTGGCTCACCCTCGCCATGGCGGGCGCCTGCACCTATGTGGTGGCCAAGGCGCTGGGAGACTTCCCCATGGCGAGGACGGCGTACACGGTCGCCGGGTGCGCGGTGCTGGCGGGCTGGGCGATCCGGCGCCACCTCGCCGGACGCCCGCAGCGGGACACGAGCCGTGCGGAAGTGGCGCCACAGGGCCGGGTTAGTGTCTGA
- a CDS encoding helix-turn-helix domain-containing protein: MTTAVLEPRVGPMLRGWREQRRLSQLELALRADSSARHISFIETGRSRPSEEMVLRLAEHLDVPVRERNALLLAAGYAPHYAQTPLDDPAMSSLRTGMERLLQAYEPYPALVVDATYTVLAANRGIAMLLEGVAGHLLTPPVNALRLTLHPEGLAPRIRNLAQWRGHLLEQTERQIALLRSDSLRALYEEVAAHPVPAGEEEPDDADARRAFPFALPLRIEHAGTVLSFISTIATFNTPMDVTVSELAIETFLPADPETAKYLQSFTP; the protein is encoded by the coding sequence ATGACAACTGCCGTACTGGAACCGCGAGTAGGGCCCATGCTGCGCGGCTGGCGCGAGCAGCGCCGGCTCAGCCAGCTGGAACTCGCGCTGCGCGCCGATTCCTCGGCCCGGCACATCAGCTTCATCGAGACCGGCAGGTCCCGCCCCAGCGAGGAGATGGTCCTGCGGCTCGCCGAGCACCTGGACGTGCCGGTCCGCGAGCGCAACGCGCTGCTTCTGGCGGCCGGTTACGCCCCGCACTACGCGCAGACGCCGCTCGACGACCCGGCGATGAGTTCCCTGCGTACCGGAATGGAACGTCTGCTCCAGGCGTACGAGCCCTACCCGGCGCTGGTGGTGGACGCGACGTACACGGTGCTCGCCGCTAACCGGGGCATCGCCATGCTCCTCGAAGGGGTGGCCGGGCATCTGCTGACGCCGCCCGTGAACGCCCTGCGGCTGACCCTGCACCCCGAAGGGCTCGCCCCGCGCATCCGCAACCTGGCGCAGTGGCGCGGCCACCTCCTGGAGCAGACGGAGCGTCAGATCGCCCTGCTGCGCAGCGACAGCCTGCGCGCGCTGTACGAGGAGGTCGCCGCCCATCCCGTGCCGGCCGGCGAAGAGGAGCCGGACGACGCGGACGCGCGGCGGGCGTTCCCGTTCGCGCTGCCGCTGCGCATCGAGCACGCGGGCACGGTCCTGTCGTTCATATCCACCATCGCCACGTTCAACACGCCGATGGATGTCACCGTCTCCGAGCTGGCCATCGAGACGTTCCTGCCGGCCGACCCGGAGACGGCGAAGTACCTTCAGTCGTTCACGCCGTAG
- a CDS encoding nuclear transport factor 2 family protein yields MSENRYETAVARYFEAWNAGSAESVAKAVEAAWTEEGSYTDPFADVAGHEAVAAVIAGTHAQFPGFEFRKLGAVDGNHHIARFGWELVSSADGSAPFAGFDVITLAEDGRIGSVAGFVDRVPPTA; encoded by the coding sequence ATGTCTGAGAACCGTTACGAGACCGCCGTCGCCCGCTACTTCGAGGCGTGGAACGCCGGCTCGGCCGAGAGCGTGGCCAAGGCCGTCGAGGCGGCGTGGACCGAAGAGGGCTCCTACACCGATCCGTTCGCCGATGTCGCGGGGCACGAAGCGGTAGCCGCGGTGATCGCCGGGACGCATGCCCAGTTCCCGGGGTTCGAGTTCCGGAAGCTCGGCGCGGTCGACGGCAACCACCACATCGCGCGCTTCGGATGGGAGCTGGTGTCGTCGGCCGACGGCTCGGCCCCGTTCGCCGGGTTCGATGTGATTACACTCGCCGAGGACGGCCGCATCGGCTCCGTCGCCGGGTTCGTGGACCGCGTACCCCCTACGGCGTGA
- a CDS encoding histone deacetylase, with translation MPVHLRGALYFATRSPVWGGGRAFYDPGAAGHVLARAHLVSTGQFADIAAQEMYREPGEDLDLGEVLSKGRSVLGAGRYETLICPGSLDGRPVLTFTAPWRMDDVARTAPSAAYLRHLAEGLLEAGAWDVDTVTAYLATCPGTAGLWTERAIAELLEDRIERADGTNPADSTDSTDSTNVGPPQATWTQSAHPVGFVPHLRPLRTLEPRRRSWAGDGIEGDIDDGDSAG, from the coding sequence GTGCCGGTGCACCTGCGTGGAGCGCTCTACTTCGCCACCCGGTCCCCGGTGTGGGGCGGCGGCCGGGCGTTCTACGATCCGGGGGCGGCGGGCCATGTGCTGGCCCGTGCGCATCTGGTCTCCACGGGGCAGTTCGCTGACATCGCGGCTCAGGAGATGTACCGCGAACCCGGAGAGGACCTGGACCTCGGTGAGGTGCTGAGCAAGGGGAGGTCCGTGCTGGGCGCGGGCCGGTACGAGACGCTCATCTGCCCCGGGTCGCTCGACGGCCGGCCCGTGCTCACGTTCACCGCGCCGTGGCGCATGGACGATGTCGCCCGGACCGCACCCTCGGCCGCGTATCTCCGCCACCTCGCAGAGGGGCTGCTGGAGGCGGGCGCCTGGGACGTGGACACGGTCACCGCCTACTTGGCGACATGTCCCGGCACGGCGGGCCTGTGGACCGAGCGGGCCATCGCCGAACTCTTGGAGGATCGCATCGAGCGGGCCGACGGCACCAACCCCGCCGACAGCACCGACAGCACCGACAGCACCAACGTCGGGCCGCCGCAGGCAACTTGGACGCAGTCGGCGCACCCCGTTGGTTTCGTGCCGCACCTCCGGCCCCTCCGTACCCTGGAGCCAAGGCGGCGATCATGGGCCGGCGACGGTATCGAGGGAGACATCGATGACGGGGACTCTGCGGGTTGA
- a CDS encoding GNAT family N-acetyltransferase — translation MTGTLRVEANSTTGGLVLRPWRTDDVEDVIEAFGDPAIAKWANPPITTREDALRWLDMQSQDQENGVRLAFAVIADQPGLGEGELLGNVVVKWHELPGGGARRAGGVGDIGKVGGVGGGARGDAGGVAGVGGAGAVTGVGGVGGVGEIGYWTMPHARGRGIAPRVVEALSTWAFDTFAAQGLHRLELIHQVDNLASCRVAEKSGYRLDRILPAYPPYPMDGHIHVRDAGR, via the coding sequence ATGACGGGGACTCTGCGGGTTGAGGCGAACTCCACGACGGGCGGCCTCGTGCTGCGGCCCTGGCGGACGGACGACGTGGAGGACGTCATCGAGGCTTTCGGCGACCCCGCGATAGCCAAGTGGGCGAACCCGCCCATCACGACGCGCGAGGACGCACTGCGCTGGCTCGACATGCAGAGCCAGGATCAGGAGAACGGGGTGCGGCTCGCGTTCGCGGTGATCGCGGACCAACCTGGGCTCGGTGAGGGCGAGTTGCTGGGCAACGTCGTCGTCAAGTGGCACGAACTCCCCGGCGGCGGGGCCCGCCGGGCCGGCGGAGTCGGGGACATCGGCAAGGTGGGTGGAGTCGGCGGCGGTGCCCGTGGTGACGCGGGTGGTGTCGCCGGAGTGGGCGGTGCCGGCGCAGTCACCGGAGTCGGCGGAGTCGGCGGAGTCGGCGAGATCGGCTACTGGACGATGCCCCACGCTCGCGGCCGGGGCATCGCCCCGCGCGTGGTGGAAGCGCTCTCAACGTGGGCCTTCGACACGTTCGCCGCGCAGGGCCTGCACCGTCTCGAACTGATCCACCAGGTGGACAACCTCGCTTCGTGCCGCGTCGCGGAGAAGTCCGGCTACCGCCTCGACAGAATCCTCCCCGCCTACCCGCCCTATCCCATGGACGGCCACATTCACGTGCGCGACGCCGGCCGCTGA
- a CDS encoding glycoside hydrolase family 6 protein — protein sequence MPGTSRSRILCCLAVLAAALSIACALPRSLPVPERPYPGPYWVNPVGHAASQAAEYRRGGRTADAELVERISLRPQADWPRPDGIEQRVRDLTSAADLAGRVPVLVAYNIPHRDCGGLSQGGADDADDYRLWIDAFARGIGERKAVVIVEPDAIAHLVSGCEAAPSAERLSLLAYAVGQLKRGPATKVYLDAGHSGWITDQKQLEEPLREAGVDKADGFALNVSAFQTNASSAEYGHRLSAALGGKHFVVDTSRNGNGPYSSSEGDTWCNPPGRALGTPPTADTGDPLIDAYLWIKRPGESDGACRGGPSAGQWWPEYALELARGARS from the coding sequence ATGCCCGGCACGTCACGCTCTCGTATCCTCTGCTGCCTCGCGGTCCTGGCCGCCGCGCTCTCCATCGCCTGTGCGCTTCCGCGGTCCCTGCCGGTGCCCGAGCGGCCCTATCCGGGCCCGTATTGGGTGAACCCGGTGGGCCACGCCGCCAGTCAGGCCGCCGAGTACCGCCGGGGCGGCCGGACCGCGGACGCCGAGCTCGTGGAGCGGATCTCGCTGCGGCCACAGGCGGACTGGCCCCGGCCCGACGGCATCGAGCAGAGGGTCCGCGACCTCACGAGCGCCGCCGACCTGGCCGGACGGGTGCCGGTTCTCGTCGCGTACAACATTCCGCACCGTGACTGTGGCGGCCTCTCCCAGGGCGGCGCGGACGACGCGGACGACTACCGGCTGTGGATCGACGCGTTCGCGCGCGGCATCGGCGAGCGCAAAGCGGTCGTGATCGTCGAGCCGGACGCGATCGCGCACCTGGTGAGCGGTTGCGAGGCGGCACCATCGGCCGAGCGGTTGTCGCTCCTCGCCTACGCGGTGGGGCAGTTGAAGCGGGGGCCCGCGACCAAGGTGTATCTGGACGCCGGACACTCCGGGTGGATCACGGACCAGAAGCAGTTGGAGGAGCCCCTGCGCGAGGCAGGCGTGGACAAGGCCGACGGGTTCGCTCTCAACGTCTCCGCGTTCCAGACGAACGCGTCCAGCGCCGAGTACGGGCACCGGCTTTCCGCGGCGCTCGGCGGCAAGCACTTCGTCGTCGACACCAGCCGCAACGGCAACGGCCCGTACTCCAGCTCCGAGGGCGACACCTGGTGCAACCCGCCAGGCCGCGCGCTGGGGACCCCGCCCACGGCGGACACCGGTGACCCCCTGATCGACGCCTATCTGTGGATCAAGCGTCCCGGCGAGTCGGACGGGGCCTGCCGCGGTGGGCCGTCCGCGGGACAGTGGTGGCCGGAGTACGCGCTCGAGCTGGCCCGGGGAGCGCGTTCCTGA